The Candidatus Cloacimonadota bacterium genomic interval GGACGAATCAACAACATTCATCAAAACTCCCGATCTGGCTCTTTTTCAATCACCAGATCAGCGGGGTCAAGCTTGTAACCCTTGAGCATGCCGTAATAAGCGCTCATAGGCAGCTCAGCCTTAACCACAATCTCCTGCCCCCGCAGCTCAAAATGCAGCTTAGTCCCCGTCTGAATCCCCAACTGGGCGCGGATTTTTGCAGGCAAAGTGACCTGTCCCTTGCTTGAAACAATAGCGTCTGCGTGCATGCTTACCTCCTGTTATTCCTTACTTTTTCAACAGTAAGACTTTAACATGAGTAAGAACAAAGTCAAGTAAGACCTAATAACTCCCATTTGCTGAGGTACTTGTTCTCGTTGCCACAGAACTTACGCATCGACGTGACCTGACGCTGCGGCCTTTAAG includes:
- a CDS encoding AbrB/MazE/SpoVT family DNA-binding domain-containing protein gives rise to the protein MHADAIVSSKGQVTLPAKIRAQLGIQTGTKLHFELRGQEIVVKAELPMSAYYGMLKGYKLDPADLVIEKEPDREF